In Modestobacter versicolor, a single genomic region encodes these proteins:
- a CDS encoding alpha/beta fold hydrolase: MSSDHPFASPDADRPDPGSPALEQRATQGETRGIALFCHGGTAASLEPPKERALSLVRMRAFENFVHSSAGAQGIVTALIRYRVAGWNGEAADAFQDVRWAIAQLREQHGTDVPVVLVGHSMGGRAALRAGGEPAVTAVCALAPWTPPGEPVMHLRDQTVAILHGRADRWVPARLSAEFAVRARRAGARVARFEIDGGHTMVRRAHRWHTFARDVVLAGTGIEPMRPDITTALHQPTPEGLAVPL, encoded by the coding sequence GTGAGCTCCGATCACCCGTTCGCCAGCCCCGACGCCGACCGGCCCGACCCCGGCTCCCCCGCGCTGGAGCAGCGCGCCACTCAGGGCGAGACCCGGGGCATCGCGCTGTTCTGCCACGGCGGCACCGCAGCCAGCCTGGAGCCGCCCAAGGAGCGCGCCCTCTCGCTGGTGCGGATGCGCGCCTTCGAGAACTTCGTGCACTCCTCCGCCGGCGCGCAGGGGATCGTCACCGCGCTGATCCGCTACCGGGTCGCCGGCTGGAACGGGGAGGCCGCCGATGCGTTCCAGGACGTCCGCTGGGCGATCGCGCAGCTGCGCGAGCAGCACGGCACCGACGTGCCGGTCGTGCTGGTCGGCCACTCCATGGGCGGCCGCGCCGCGCTGCGGGCCGGCGGCGAGCCCGCGGTGACCGCGGTCTGCGCGCTCGCACCGTGGACACCGCCCGGCGAGCCGGTGATGCACCTGCGCGACCAGACGGTGGCGATCTTGCACGGCCGGGCCGACCGCTGGGTGCCCGCGCGGCTCTCGGCCGAGTTCGCCGTCCGGGCCCGGCGGGCCGGCGCGCGGGTCGCCCGCTTCGAGATCGACGGCGGCCACACCATGGTCCGGCGGGCCCACCGGTGGCACACCTTCGCCCGGGACGTGGTGCTGGCCGGCACCGGGATCGAACCGATGCGCCCCGACATCACCACCGCCCTGCACCAGCCCACCCCGGAGGGCCTGGCGGTGCCGCTCTAG
- a CDS encoding 1-aminocyclopropane-1-carboxylate deaminase, protein MLSDFPRHPLLFGPSPVHRLDRLTAHLGGAAVWAKREDVNSGIAFGGNKTRKLEYLVADALAQGCDTLVSIGGVQSNHTRQVAAVAAHVGLKCVLVQESWVDWPDAVYDKVGNILISRLAGADVRLVKAGFGIGFKESWETALREIEARGGKPYPIPAGASDHPLGGLGFAGWAQEVAAQEAELGVFFDTVVVCSVTGSTQAGMVAGFAQLEEQGARPRRVLGIDASAKPVETRDQVLRIAQRTATAIGLQRELTADDVELDERFHAGIYGIPDATTIAAMELAARTEGMVTDPVYEGKSMAATIDLVGRGEIDPSSTVLYAHLGGQPALNGYSALFS, encoded by the coding sequence ATGCTGAGTGACTTCCCGCGCCACCCGCTGCTCTTCGGCCCGTCGCCGGTGCACCGCCTCGACCGGCTCACCGCCCACCTCGGCGGCGCCGCCGTCTGGGCCAAGCGGGAGGACGTGAACTCGGGCATCGCGTTCGGCGGCAACAAGACCCGCAAGCTCGAGTACCTGGTCGCCGACGCGCTGGCGCAGGGCTGCGACACGCTGGTCTCGATCGGCGGCGTGCAGAGCAACCACACCCGGCAGGTGGCCGCTGTCGCCGCGCACGTCGGCCTGAAGTGCGTGCTGGTGCAGGAGAGCTGGGTGGACTGGCCCGACGCCGTCTACGACAAGGTCGGCAACATCCTGATCTCCCGGCTGGCCGGCGCCGACGTGCGGCTGGTCAAGGCCGGCTTCGGCATCGGCTTCAAGGAGAGCTGGGAGACCGCGTTGCGCGAGATCGAGGCGCGCGGCGGGAAGCCCTACCCGATCCCGGCCGGCGCGTCGGACCACCCGCTGGGCGGGCTGGGCTTCGCCGGCTGGGCGCAGGAGGTGGCGGCGCAGGAGGCCGAGCTGGGCGTCTTCTTCGACACCGTCGTCGTCTGCTCGGTCACCGGGTCGACGCAGGCCGGCATGGTGGCCGGCTTCGCGCAGCTGGAGGAGCAGGGCGCCCGGCCGCGGCGGGTGCTCGGCATCGACGCCTCGGCCAAGCCCGTGGAGACCCGGGACCAGGTGCTCCGGATCGCCCAGCGGACGGCGACCGCCATCGGCCTGCAGCGGGAGCTCACCGCCGACGACGTCGAGCTCGACGAGCGCTTCCACGCCGGCATCTACGGGATCCCGGACGCCACCACGATCGCCGCGATGGAGCTGGCCGCGCGCACCGAGGGCATGGTCACCGACCCGGTCTACGAGGGGAAGTCGATGGCCGCCACCATCGACCTGGTCGGCCGCGGCGAGATCGACCCGTCGTCCACCGTGCTCTACGCCCACCTCGGTGGGCAGCCGGCGCTCAACGGCTACAGCGCGCTGTTCTCCTGA
- a CDS encoding GntR family transcriptional regulator, whose translation MPLAPVSRVLLRDQAVSLIRSAIVSGELAPGAVVKDTELAGRLGLSVAPVRTALARLADEGLVESKPQSHTRVTPLVLQQVRDAAVVVRAMHELAVAEAAGDVTEDDVAAMRAANQRFAAAVGSGDLDAALAADDELHEVLLARCGNGAVRATIDRFTPAVRRLERQRFAAAHGRGSVALHDSLIAACAQHDVAAAVATTTEIWTALLSELETPDAE comes from the coding sequence GTGCCTCTCGCCCCGGTGTCCCGCGTGCTGCTGCGCGACCAGGCCGTCTCGCTGATCCGGTCGGCGATCGTCAGCGGCGAGCTGGCGCCCGGCGCCGTCGTCAAGGACACCGAGCTGGCCGGCCGGCTCGGTCTGTCGGTGGCCCCGGTGCGCACCGCGCTGGCCCGGCTCGCCGACGAGGGGCTGGTCGAGAGCAAGCCGCAGAGCCACACCCGGGTCACCCCGCTGGTGCTGCAGCAGGTGCGCGACGCCGCGGTCGTGGTGCGGGCGATGCACGAGCTCGCGGTCGCCGAGGCCGCCGGCGACGTCACCGAGGACGACGTCGCGGCGATGCGCGCGGCCAACCAGCGGTTCGCCGCAGCGGTCGGGTCCGGTGACCTGGACGCCGCCCTGGCCGCCGACGACGAGCTGCACGAGGTGCTGCTGGCCCGCTGCGGCAACGGCGCGGTGCGGGCCACGATCGACCGCTTCACCCCGGCCGTCCGGCGGCTCGAGCGGCAGCGCTTCGCCGCCGCCCACGGCCGCGGGTCGGTCGCGCTGCACGACTCCCTGATCGCTGCCTGCGCGCAGCACGACGTCGCCGCCGCCGTCGCCACCACCACCGAGATCTGGACGGCGTTGCTGTCGGAACTGGAGACCCCTGATGCTGAGTGA
- a CDS encoding rhodanese-like domain-containing protein: MSLDWTTDPADAAAHFARRLAVETDVSDVHAALESGRPGFVLVDSRSAESWAQGHVPGAVHLPGREIAGRAAAELDPAVPVVTYCWGPGCNGATRAALTLAQRGYRVREMIGGFEYWAREGLAVETEHGTTRPDVDLLTAPAGASCGC, translated from the coding sequence ATGAGCCTGGACTGGACCACCGACCCCGCCGACGCCGCCGCCCACTTCGCCCGCCGGCTGGCCGTGGAGACCGACGTCTCCGACGTCCACGCGGCCCTGGAGTCCGGCCGGCCGGGCTTCGTGCTGGTCGACAGCCGCAGCGCCGAGTCCTGGGCGCAGGGGCACGTGCCCGGGGCGGTGCACCTGCCGGGCCGGGAGATCGCCGGGCGGGCCGCGGCCGAGCTCGACCCCGCCGTCCCGGTGGTCACCTACTGCTGGGGCCCCGGCTGCAACGGCGCCACCCGCGCGGCGCTGACGCTGGCCCAGCGCGGCTACCGGGTGCGCGAGATGATCGGCGGGTTCGAGTACTGGGCGCGCGAGGGCCTGGCGGTGGAGACCGAGCACGGCACCACGCGCCCGGACGTCGACCTGCTCACCGCCCCCGCCGGCGCCAGCTGCGGCTGCTGA
- a CDS encoding winged helix-turn-helix transcriptional regulator, with amino-acid sequence MTEELLHTPEACDGALVRAFGFLGKRWNGLIIGVLAGGPASFTGLRRAVGGISDSVLSDRLTELALAGLVQRTVDDGPPVAVSYQLTEAGSALRPVLEQLADWARDSLPVERCTGDC; translated from the coding sequence GTGACCGAGGAGCTGCTGCACACGCCCGAGGCGTGCGACGGCGCCCTGGTGCGCGCCTTCGGCTTCCTGGGCAAGCGGTGGAACGGGCTGATCATCGGTGTCCTGGCCGGTGGGCCGGCGAGCTTCACCGGGCTGCGGCGGGCCGTGGGCGGGATCAGCGACTCGGTCCTGTCCGACCGGCTGACCGAGCTGGCGCTGGCCGGGCTGGTGCAGCGCACCGTCGACGACGGGCCCCCGGTCGCCGTCAGCTACCAGCTCACCGAGGCCGGCTCGGCCCTGCGGCCGGTGCTCGAGCAGCTCGCCGACTGGGCACGGGACAGCCTCCCCGTCGAGCGCTGCACCGGGGACTGCTGA
- a CDS encoding FMN-dependent NADH-azoreductase, whose amino-acid sequence MSLFRLDASIRVEGSASREIADIVEREWRSGNPDAPVTRRHVGTEPIPATSWAEAVSGSYLPADQRTPAQAEAAALAATLADELADAEALLFAVPLYNFGVSQHVKSYVDMVITDPRFGPRAEAPTTGKPAVLVTVRGGNYSAGTPREGWDHATSWMRRILEDVWGMDLRVVERDFTLVGVNPALDSFAELAAELKQTAEREAAEHGRLLSSARVAA is encoded by the coding sequence ATGTCGCTGTTCCGTCTGGACGCCAGCATCCGGGTCGAGGGGTCGGCCAGCCGCGAGATCGCCGACATCGTCGAGCGGGAGTGGCGGTCGGGGAACCCCGACGCCCCGGTGACCCGCCGGCACGTCGGCACCGAGCCGATCCCGGCCACGAGCTGGGCCGAGGCGGTGAGCGGGTCGTACCTGCCGGCCGACCAGCGCACCCCCGCCCAGGCCGAGGCCGCCGCCCTCGCCGCCACGCTGGCCGACGAGCTGGCCGACGCCGAGGCGCTGCTGTTCGCCGTCCCGCTCTACAACTTCGGCGTCTCGCAGCACGTCAAGAGCTACGTCGACATGGTCATCACCGACCCGCGCTTCGGCCCTCGCGCCGAGGCTCCGACCACCGGGAAGCCCGCGGTGCTGGTCACCGTGCGCGGCGGCAACTACAGCGCCGGCACGCCGCGCGAGGGCTGGGACCACGCCACCAGCTGGATGCGCCGCATCCTCGAGGACGTGTGGGGGATGGACCTGCGCGTCGTCGAGCGCGACTTCACCCTGGTCGGGGTGAACCCGGCGCTGGACTCCTTCGCCGAGCTGGCCGCAGAGCTCAAGCAGACCGCCGAGCGCGAGGCCGCCGAGCACGGCCGACTGCTCAGCAGCGCCCGCGTCGCCGCCTGA
- a CDS encoding GNAT family N-acetyltransferase: MQPVELAVDELLLRPWRADDVDAVWAAFQDPDLRRWNATGSSHRDAVLALLARRADWTGGDHCSWAVVAADQLVGSMSLHQIDREQAEGEVGYWTVAAARGRGIAARAADAACRWAFGTLELDRVQLYHAVENTASGRVAAKAGFTCEGRLRRSHRYGDGVRHDELLWSRLSDDPAPARR, from the coding sequence GTGCAGCCGGTCGAGCTCGCGGTGGACGAGCTGCTGCTGCGCCCCTGGCGCGCGGACGACGTCGACGCGGTGTGGGCGGCGTTCCAGGACCCGGACCTGCGGCGGTGGAACGCGACCGGTTCCTCCCACCGGGACGCCGTCCTCGCGCTGCTGGCCCGCCGGGCCGACTGGACCGGCGGCGACCACTGCTCCTGGGCGGTGGTCGCCGCCGACCAGCTGGTGGGGTCGATGTCCCTGCACCAGATCGACCGCGAGCAGGCCGAGGGCGAGGTGGGCTACTGGACGGTGGCCGCCGCGCGGGGGCGGGGGATCGCGGCCCGGGCCGCCGACGCGGCCTGCCGCTGGGCCTTCGGCACCCTGGAGCTGGACCGGGTCCAGCTGTACCACGCCGTGGAGAACACGGCGTCCGGCCGGGTGGCGGCCAAGGCGGGCTTCACCTGCGAGGGACGGCTGCGCCGGTCGCACCGCTACGGCGACGGCGTCCGGCACGACGAACTGCTGTGGAGCCGGCTGAGCGACGACCCTGCCCCGGCGCGACGGTGA